The sequence below is a genomic window from Hyalangium ruber.
TCCGCGTTCACGAACCGGAAGGTGTGGACGCCGAAGCCCTCCATCATCCGGTAGCTGCGCGGCAGCGCGCGATCGGACATCGTCCACATCACCATGTGGGCCGTCTCGGGCACCAGCGAGACGAAGTCCCAGAAGCTGTCATGCGCGGAGGCTGCCTGCGGCATCTCGTGGTGCGGCTCCGGCTTCACCGCGTGGACCACGTCCGGGAACTTGATGCCGTCCTGGATGAAGAAGACGGGGATGTTGTTGCCGACGAGATCGAAGTTGCCCTCCTCCGTGTAGAACTTCACGGCGAAGCCGCGCACGTCGCGCACCGTGTCCGCCGAGCCGCGCGAGCCCGCCACGGTGGAGAAACGCACGAAGACCGGCGTCTTCACGGAAGGGTCCTGGAGGAAGCGCGCCCGGGTGAGCTCCTTCATCGACTCGTAGACCTGGAAGTAGCCGTGCGCCGCCGAGCCGCGCGCATGGACGACCCGCTCGGGGATGCGCTCGTGATCGAAGCGCGTCATCTTCTCGCGGAAGTGGAAGTCCTCGAGCAGCGTGGGCCCTCTCCGCCCGGCACGGAGCGAGTCGTCGGTGTTCTCGATCTTGATGCCCTGGTCCGTCGTCAGGTACTGACCTTGCTGCTCGACGCGATTGTGCTCGAGCGCCTTGTCCTTGCTGTCTTCATCGATGTGTACCGAGTCGGGCTTGTTCTTGGCCACCGCGTTGCCTCCATGAGGGATGCGGCAACGTAATGAAGGCATGTCCGAGCGCTGGGTTTGTTACCCCGCACGCCCAGATATCTGCCCAGTGGCGGACGCGGCGACACGAATCACGCCTCGCAGCGTTCTGCAGCGGAAACTACTTCCGCGTCTGACGCGCCGGGCTAAGCGGGAACAACGGGAGCTGGACCTGGAAGCGCTGGGGCGAGAAGACGTCCTCCGGCACCTCCGGCGGCACCTGCCCGGTCCTCGCCAGCTCGACAGCGGTGTATCCAGCTTCGACGCAGTAGCTGCCGCCGTAGCCGTTGAAGCCCGCCGCCACGATGAGGCTCCGAGGGTCGGCCCCCGTGCGGCGGAAGAACCCGATCGCCGGCATCCGGTCGGGCGTGAACGCCATCGGCCCCGTCCACACCCGCGAGGGAGGCTGGCCCCGGGTGTCCGGGAAGCGCCGGTCCGTCCCCGCCTTCACCAGCCCGAGCACCGCGTTCGAGCGCTGAAGGTCCTCCGGAGCGGGCGCGGGCCGATCCAGGCCTCCGCCCACGTGGAGCATGCCGCGCCGCACGTTCTGGTCATCCACGTACCGCGTGGCCTGGGGGAAGTTGTAATAGAGGTCCCCCTTCTTCTCGGTGACCGTCATCCCCTTCAGGCGGTCCTCGACGTGCTCCAGGTTCAGGATCTGGCTCTGGTAGCACTCGATCTTCTCGAGCTCGGGGAAGAGGTGCGAGGTGAACGCGTTGGTCGCGACGATCACCCTCCGGGCCCGGATGTCTCCCTCCGCCGTGCAGACGATGGGATCGGGGCCCGCACCGGTCACCACGTTGTCGACCCGCACCCGGGTGTAGAGCCCGACGCCCCGCGCGATGGCCTTCTGGAGCACCCCGCAGACGAACTTGCGCGGGTGGTAGTTGCCGCTCCTCGGCGCGCACCGGCCACCGAAGTACGCGCGCAGCCCCAGCTCCGCGAAGATCTTCTCCTTGCTCCAGTACACCAGGAGGTCTTCGTCTCCGACGAGGGCGACTTCTCCCGCGAGCGCCGCTTCCTCCTCCGCCGTCTCAGCGATGCGGAGCCAGCCGAGGGGAGAGAAGTCGCAGTCGATTCCCTCCTGGGTGACGAGCTGGGTGAAGCGCCGGCTGTTGCGCTTGCCGAAGTCGACCACCAGCCGCGCCTGGCGGTCGGCCTGCTCCTGGAGGGTCGCCTCGTCGCAGTCCGGGTACACGGCCTGGAGGTACTTGAACCGCTCGCGGACGAGTCCCTCGTAGGGTCCCAGGAAGTTCTCGGGGATCAGCTCGAAGTTGCCGCCATTCCGCCCACTGGCCTGGCTGGCGGGATCCGCCATGTCGATGACGGCGACGCGCTGGCCGGCCCGCGCCAGCTCGACGGCGTGATAGGCCGCCGAGGCCCCCGTGAGGCCCGCGCCGATGATGAGCAGGTCCACCTCCTCGGGGAGGCGTGGAGTGGAGCGGAAGTCCGCCAGGGGGTTCGGGAGGAGCTGCCAGTAGGGCGTCTCCTCCTCGGGCAAGGTGATGGGGCCCCGCATCCGGGCGCCCATCCGCGCGACCCAGCTCTGGAAAGCGGCGGCGGCACTGGCATCGAAGCGAGAGCGGAACGTGCTCTCGACGGTGTAGAGGAGCTCCTGGAGCGCGGGGGTGACCCGCCCATGAGCATCGACCAGACCGGCGGCGGCATCGCTCAGCTCGGCGATGTCATGGCGGTTCAGCTCCCGAAGCCCCGCCTTCTCCTGGATGAACGCCACCATGTCCCGCGCCGCATCCGCGGCCGTCATGGAACCTCGGCCCCCGTGGCAGCGCTCCACACGGCGAACCAGTCCTGGAGTTCCATCTGCAGCGAAAGTGCCCGGGCAGCCGAGGTGATGCGCTCGAGCCGGTTCGTCCCCAGCACCGGGATGATCCGCGACGGGTGCCGCAGCAGCCAGGCGAAGACCATCTGGTCCAGGTCCGCGCCGTACTTGCGCCCCAGCTCCACCAGCACGGCCCGGACGCGCGCCTCGGCCGCTCCCTGGCCATTCACCAGCCGCCCACCCGCCAGAGGCGACCACGCCATGGGGGACATCCGCCGCCGCAGACACTGGTCCAACGTCCCGTCCAGAAAGGGCTCGAGCCGCAGCGGATGGAGCTCCACCTGGTTCGTCACCAGCGGCATGGGGAGCCAGCTGGCCAGCATGTCGACCTGCGCCACGGTGAAGTTGGACACGCCCACGTGGCGCACCTTGCCCTGCTCCACCAACGCGCGCAGCGCCTCGGCCACCTCCTGCGGATCCAGCAGCGGGCTGGGCCGGTGCAGCAGCAGCACGTCCAGGTAGTCCGTGCCCAGGTTGCGCAACGAGCGCTCCACGGACGCGACGAGGTGCTGGCGCGAGTAGTCGTAGTGCTTGAGCCGGTTCTGCGGTCGCGCGGGATCCACCAACATGATTCCGCACTTCGTCACCAGCTCCATCCGCTGCCGCAGTCCAGGGCTGGCTCGCAGCGCGGCGCCAAAGGCCTCCTCGACGCGGTAGCCACCGTAGATGTCCGCGTGATCGAAGGTGGTGATGCCGCAGTCGAGACAGGTCTGGATCTTGGCGAGGATCCGTTGGGCGTCGGCTCCGTCCGGATCCTGCAGCAGCCGCCACACCCCATAAGCCAGCCGGGAGACCTCAGGGCCCTCGGCTGCCATCTTCACGCGCATAAGGCCCCGGCTCAGGAACCGAAGATCTTCCGGAACAGACGTACGATCGAACGCGACAGCGGCGTGGCCACCGGGTTGACCGTCTCCTTCAGCCCAAGGTCCACCATGGGCTTTCGGGCATCGGGGTCCACCGAGAACACGCTGAACTCATCATCCCCCTGCAACGCGGTGTAGACCTTGTCCGCGCGGCTCTTGGGGGGAGGTTTCTGATTCGACATGGGTGTCCTCGGTGACGAACTGTCCCCGGGGCCCATTATGCACGGCCCCGGCGGAATATGGGAGGCAGCGCCCCTATCGAGGCCGCTTGCTCTCCTGGAACGTCACGTCGAGCTTCAGTTCCTTGCCTTCCCGGAGGACGACCGCCGTGATCGTCTCGCCCGGCTTGGAGGCATTGAGCACGTACATCAGGTCCTCGACGCCGCCGATGACGTGCTTGCCGAGCCGGATGAGGACGTCACCGCGCCGCAGACCGGCCACATCCGCCGCGCCTCCGGGCCGAACCCCGGCCAGCAGCATGCCCTTCTGTCCGTTGGGCAGCCCCGCGTAGTCCGGCACCGTGCCGAGCGAGGCGTTGAAGCTGCGCAGATCGCCGCGAGGCGTCGGCGAGGGCACCTGCCGATAGGTGAGCGCGGACTGAGTTCCCAGCCCCTGGGCAATGGTCGAGACGATGCTGGCCACCTGCGCCAGGCCCGCCACGTTCACACCCTCGGCCGTGTCCGAGGGCTTGTGATAGTCGGAGTGGGCGCCGGTAAAGAAGTGCAGCACCGGCACTCCGGCCGCGTAGAACGGAGAGTGGTCGCTCGGGCCGTAGCCATCCCCGCTCGAGGCGCACTCGACGCGCGCCTTCTCGCAGGCGGCGGAGATCAGGGGAATCCACTCCGCGGCGGACTCGGCTCCGAGCACCGACAGCTTGTTGCCACGCAGCCTCCCGACCATGTCCAGGTTCAGCATGGCGGCGATCTGCTTCATGCCCGCGTCCCCCCGCTGGCGCGTGAAGAACGAAGAGCCGAGCACCCCCGCCTCCTCTCCCGAGAAGGCGAGGAAGAGCACATCGCGCTTGAGCCCCGCGCGGTTCTCCGCGAGCTGACGGGCGATCTCCAGCAGCGCGGCGACACCCGAGGCGTTGTCATCGGCGCCGACGTGCGGCTCCTGTTTGTCGGGCGCGAGCGAGTCGCGACCGCCGTAGCCCAGGTGATCGTAGTGGGCGCCAATCACGATCGTCCCCGGCAGCTTGCCCTCGCCCGCCTCCAGCATGCCGGCCACGTTGAAGGCCTGGCTCTTCTCGAACTCCAGCTGCACCTCGACGCTCGCATCGAGGCGCTTGCCCCCGGTCAGCTTGCTCATGTGGGGCTCGAGCGCGGCGCGCTTGACCACCACCACGGGGATTCCCACGTCGCCCGCGCCCTCGGAGAAAGAGCCGGGCAGCGCCGCCTCGGAGGGCATCTGCCAGTCCTTCACGGGAGGAGACGGCTGCTCCGGCCAGTCGACGATGACGAGCGCCTTGGCTCCCCGCTCCCGCGCCGTCCAGGCCTTGTAGCGAAGGTCGCCATAGCGCCGCTGCTTCTCGGTCTCGGAGAAGGTGGCGGTGTCGGGCACGAAGCGCCGCACCACGACGATCTTCCCCTTCACGTCGCGCTTCGCGTAGTCGTCCACCTTCAGTGACGGCTCGACGATGCCGTAGCCCGCCAGCACCAGCTGTCCCTGCGCCGCGCCCTGCCCGGAGAAGCCGAGCACCGTGTAGGACTCACTCGGGAGCAACGCGCCGCCGAGCTTCACCTGCGTCTTCGGCCCGCTCCGCACCGACGTCGTCACCGGGAAGGCCTGGCGGAAGGAGCCCTGGTCGCCCGCGGGCTTCAGCCCCAGTTCCTTGAAGCGCGTCTCGACGTACGCGCCGGCAGCCTCCAGTCCCGGCGTCCCAATGCCGCGCCCCTCTCGCTCCGGGGCGGCGAGGAACGCCACGTCCTTCGCCGTGCGGTCCGCGGCGGTCTCGGGGAGCGCTGCGCTCGGCTTGGCGCTCTCCACCCACCGCGCGAGGAAGATGTTGGTGTCGCCCTGCCCAGGCGCGGTGGCGCGGTTGCTGGAGAACACCAGCCACTGTCCATCGGGCGAGAACATGGGGAAGCCGTCGAAGCCCGGCGCGTGAGTGATGCGCTCGAGGTTCGAGCCGTCGATGTTCACCGCCCAGATGTCGAACTCGCGGCCCTTCGGATCGCCGTAGTTCGTCGAGAAGAGGATGCGCTTGCCGTTCGGGTGGAAGAACGGCGCGAACGAGGCGGCGTTGAGCCAGGTGATCTGCTTCGCCTCCGAGCCATCCGCGTTGGCGACGTACAGCTCCAGCTTGGAAGGCCGCACCAGCCCCCGCGCGAGCAGGCCCTGGTAGTCCTGGAGCTCCTTGTCGGACCGCGGCCGCGAAGCGCGCCAGACGATCTTCGAGCAGTCGGCATTGAAGAAGGCGCCGCCGTCGTAGCCGGGCGCGTGGGTGAGCCGGCGCACGTTCGAGCCATCCCGGTCCATGCGGTACAGTTCGAGGTCGCCGTCGCGCACCGAGGTGAAGATGATCGAGCCATCCTTGGCGCAGACGGTCCCTTCCGCGTCGTAGCCGGGGGCCTCGGTCAGCCGCGTCAGCCCGCTGCCATCCGCGCGCGACTTGAAGACGTCGTAGGAGTCGTAGAGCGCCCAGACGTAGCCCATGGAGCGATCGGGCTTCGGCGGGCAGGCCTCTCCGCCCAGGTGCGTCGAGGCGAAGATCAGCTCCTGGTCCCCGGGCAGGAAGTGCGCGCACGTCGTGGCGCCCTGCCCGCTCGACACCTGGGTCTCCGCCACCGGGTCCACCGTCATCCGGAAGATGCGGTCACAGCCCATCTCTCCACGCTTCGCCTGGAAGGAGAGCTGTTTGCCGTCGAAGGACCAGTAGGCCTCGGCGTTCTCACCGCCGAAGGTGAGCTGGCGCAACTCCGCCAGCCGGACCTCCTCGGGGAGCAGGGTCGCCTTCGGCACAGGCGCGTCCGAAGGCGCGGGGCCAGGAGTCGAGGGGGTAGCACAAGAGAACAGGATCGCGAGGAGAGGTAGGCAGCGCTTCATGGCCGGGAACCATGGCACCGCCTCCTCGATGGCTCAACGAACTTCACGAATCCTGGCAGGTCGGGTGGCTCACCCCACCTTGGGAGGCTCCGTCAGGACGTGCTCGACCATGAAGCGGACCACGTCGGAGGGGGTGATCATCCCCACGAGCTGGCCCGCGCGGAGCACCGGGAGGTGGTGGATCCGGTGCTTGCGCAGCAGCTCCATCACCTCCTCCGTCCGGTCGAACTCATCCACCGAGAGGACGGAGTGCGTCATGATCTCGGAGGCCCGGGTCGAAAGCGCTCGCTCGGCGAGGAGCGCGCCCAGCAGATCACTCTCGCTGACGAAGCCCTCCACCCGCCCCTCGGCGCCCACCACGGGGACACCGCCAATCCGCGCGCCGGCCATGCAGCGGGCGATCTCCGCCAGGGAAGCGTCCGGGCCGACCGAGAGCACCGGCGCGGTCATCATGTTGCGGGCGTGACCTTTCATGTCGCCGGGTCTACTGGCTGCCAGGAAAGGGCGTCAACCGGAGCTTGAACGCCAAGCCCACCACTGGACGCACCCTACCTCCGTCGACGCCCGCCACCGCCGAACAGCATCAACAGGACGCCGCCCGCCACCGCCGCGCCTCCCCCCACGAGGTATTGGGTGGTGCGATCGGAGTAGCGCCCGGTGAGCGCGTGGGAGGCCCGTTCCGCGAGCGAGTCCTTCGCCTGCACCCCGAACCACAGCAGCACGCCTCCCGCCACGGCGAGCATCACTCCCAAGATCCGGCCAGCACCCACGTTGCCTCCCTGGCACCCCGCGACGCTGGAGGCATTCAGGCCTCCATCCCCGGGATGAACGCGCGCAAGATACCTCAGACGTCCCGGTATCCCCCGTCCACAAGCAGGTCCCCGGCGGTCATATAGGAGGACTCATCGCTGGCGAGGAAGAGCACGGCCTTGGCGATCTCGTCGGGCCGGCCGAGGCGCCCCAGGGGCGTCACCTGGGTGACCAGCTTGTAGAAGCCGTCGATCACCTCGGGAGGAACGCCCATCTTGCCCTGGAACTCGGTGGGCACCATTCCCGGGCTGATGGCGTTGACGCGAATGCCGCGAGGCGCCAGCTCGACGGCCAGCGTGCGCGCCAGAGAGCGCACTGCCGCCTTGGTGGCGAAATAGGTGGAGGAGGCGGGCGCGCCCTTCTCGCTCACCGTCGAGGAGCAGAGGATGACGCTGGAGCCCTGCCGGAGCAGCCCCGCCAGCTTCTGCACGGTGAAGAAGACGCCCTTCACGTTGGTGTCGAACAGCTCGTCGTAGAACGCCTCGGTCACCTGCTCGAGTGTGGCGGACCATCCCCGGCCCGCGTTGGCGAACAGCACATCGACGTGCTCGAAGAGCTCCCGGGCCCGCTGGGCCAGCGCGTCCAGGTCCTCCAGCTTGCGCACATCGGCACGTACGGGGATGGCCTGGGGCCCGAGCTCCCGGACGGCGGCGGCGAGGTTCTCCTCGCTCTTGCCGGTGATGATCACCCGGGCGCCTTCCTGGATGAAAGCCCGTGCGGTGGCCAGGCCGATGCCAGTGCTTCCGCCGGTGATCACGGCCGTCTTCTGGGCCAGTCGCTGCGTCGTGGACATGATGAAGTGCTCCTTGTCAGCCCGGCTTGCGGTATGCACCGGACGCCATGCCCTATACCCCGATCATCGGAACCCTCGGCTATGTGATGTCTCCCGACGGCGAGCGCGTGCTGCTCATCCACCGCAACGCGCGCAAGGACGACGCGCACCTGGGCAAGTACAACGGCCTGGGCGGGAAGATGCAGCCGGACGAGGATGTCGTCGCCTGCATGCGCCGCGAGATCCGCGAGGAGGCGAACATCGAATGCGTGGAGCTGACGCTGCGCGGGACCATCAGCTGGCCGGGCTTCGGCCCCAAGGGCGAGGACTGGCTCGGCTTCGTCTTCCGGATCGATCGCTTCACGGGCACGCCGCTGGAGCGCAACGCGGAGGGGGAATTGTCCTGGGTCCCCGTGAAGGACATCATGGGTCTGCCGCTGTGGGATGGTGACCGATACTTCCTGCCGCTGGTGTTCGACGCGGATCCGCGCGCCTTCCACGGCGTCATGCCCTATGCACAAGGACGCGCGGTGAACTGGTCCTTCAGCCGGATATAAAGAAACCGGGGGCGCTGATCAGCCCGGATCCGCCAGGATCGATACACCCCACTGGCGCACAACCCGGTGAGCTGTGTAGCTTTCGCCCCCGTCTTCCAGGAGGTTCCACCGGTGTTCTCCGGTCCCAGTTGGTTGGATTCGCTGATCAAGCGCTCAGGACTCACCGAGTTGGCGGGCGAGCTCAAGGCGCGGCTGTGGCGTGATCCGAAGGGCGAGCCCCTGGACAGCATCCCCCCTGTACGTAGCGAGCATTCCCAGTCCTCTGCACCCGAGTCCATCATGCCCAAGAAGCCAGAAGCCAAGAGCAAGAAGACCTCCGCGACCCGTTCTCCGCGCGCCAAGACCCCGGCCCGTGCCGCCAAGAAGGCCGCGCCCGCCGCTCGGAAGGCCGCGCCCAAGCGCGCCGCGAAGTCGAGCCAGGGCCGTGGCGCGGGGAAGGCCGCGACCACCGAGGCCGTCACCCGGCTCGTGGAAGCTCTGCGGGCTCACCCGAACCAGAAGAGCCTGATCTCCGCCGGGCAGCAGCAGAAGGACCAGCTGCTGCGCTCGCTCATTCCGCTCTACCTGGCGCGCTCGCTGGACCTGGAGGTGACCTCCGGCACCACCTCGCGCTTCTGGGAGGAGCTCGGCGTCTCCTACGCCGCCCCCAACGCCGCCAAGGCCCTGCGCACGCACACCGGCTATGCCCAGGAGACCAAGAAGGGCAAGGCGATCACCTCGAAGGGCATCAAGTACGTCGAGCAGGCGGTCGCCCAGGCGCGCGCCTGAGCCCCTCGCCGTGAAGCGGCGGCCCTCCGTTCCTCGAGCCAGGACGGAGGGCGCGCCTCTCGAAGGTCAGACCTGAACTCGGGGACGCGTGTGTAAGTTCAGATCCCCATGTCATCCTTCGATTCTCGGACGAATGATCGGAAGTGGCAGGAGCGGTGGGAGCAGGCTGGCGTCTTCCGCGCCACGCTCCACCCGAACCGGCCCAAGGCGTACATCCTGGACATGTTCCCCTATCCCTCCGGCGCCGGCCTCCACGTGGGCCACCCCGAGGGATACACGGCGACGGACATCATCGCCCGGTGGCGTCGGATGCAGGGCTGGGACGTGCTCCACCCCATGGGCTGGGATGCCTTCGGGCTGCCCGCCGAGAACTACGCCATCTCCACCGGCGTCCACCCGGCGAAGACCACCGCCGCGGCGATCCGCACCTTCAAGCAACAGATCCAGGCGCTGGGCCTGTCCTATGACTGGGAGCGGGAGTTGTCGACGACGTCCCCCGAGTACTTCCGGTGGACGCAGTGGATCTTCCTGAAGCTGCACGAGCGCGGGCTGGCCTACCAGGCGATGGTGCCCATCAACTGGTGCCCGAAGGACCTGACGGGGCTGGCCAACGAAGAGGTCCACAACGGCAAGTGCGAGCGGTGCGGCACTCCCGTGGAGCGGCGCGACATGCGCCAGTGGATGCTGAAGATCACCGCCTACGGTGACCGCTTGGTGGATGACCTGGAGGGGTTGGACTGGCCGGAGTCCACCCTGGCCATGCAGCGCAACTGGATTGGCCGCTCCGTGGGGGCGGAGATCGAGTTCCCCACGCCGGCGGGCCCGGTCAGGGTCTTCACCACGCGGCCGGATACGTTGTTCGGCGCCACGTACCTGGTGCTGTCGCCGGAGCACCCGCTGGTCCCCGCTTTGACGACGCCCGAGCAGCGGGCTTCGGTGGAGGCGTACCGCCAGGCCTCACGTGCCAAGAGCGACATGGAGCGCACGGACCAGACGCGGGTGAAGACGGGCGTGGCCACGGGCGCCATGGCCACCCACCCCGCCACGGGCCAGGGCATCCCCATCTGGATCGCGGACTACGTGCTGGCGGGCTACGGCACGGGCGCCATCATGGCGGTGCCCGCGCATGACGAGCGTGACCACGCGTTCGCTCGTACGTTCGGGCTGCCCATCGTCGAGGTGGTGCGCGGAGGGCAGGACGTCCAGACCGAGCCATTCACCGGCGAGGGCGTAGCGGTGAATTCGCCTGCTGTGGAGGGCCTGCCGACCCACGAGGCGAAGGAGAAGATGATCGCCTGGATCCAGGAACGGGGCGTGGGCAAGGCGACCACCACCTACCGCCTGCGCGATTGGGTCTTCTCCCGGCAGCGGTACTGGGGCGAGCCGATCCCCATCATCCACTGTCAGCGCGGATGTGGCGCCGTCCCGGTACCCGAGGACCAGCTGCCCGTCACCCTGCCCGACGTGGAACGCTATGAGCCTTCGGGCACGGGCGAGTCCCCGCTGGCGGCGATGCGACACTGGGTGGAGACGACGTGCCCCCAGTGTGGAGGTCCCGCCGAGCGTGAGACCAACACCATGCCCAACTGGGCGGGCTCGTGCTGGTACTACCTGCGCTTCACGGATCCTCGGAATGCGCAGGCCCCGTTCAACCGGAAGGCAGCCGACGCCTGGTTGCCAGTGGACTTGTATGTCGGTGGCACCGAACACGCCGTGCTGCACCTGCTGTACGCGCGCTTCTGGCACAAGTTCCTGTTCGACTTGGGGCTGCTGTCCACTCGAGAGCCGTTCCAGAAGCTGCGCCACCAGGGAATGGTGCTGGCCTACAGCTACCAGGACTCGCAGGGCCGCTATCGCGGCTACGACGAGATCGACCTGAGCACGGAGCCACCCACGCTGAAGGAGGACGGCTCTTCGCTGGCGTCGCGGATCGAGAAAATGTCGAAGTCGAAGAAGAACGTCATCAACCCGGACGAGGTCGTCGAGCGCTACGGCGCGGATGGGTTGCGACTGTACGAGATGTTCATGGGCGACTTCGAGCTGAGCAAGCCCTGGGACGTGCGCGGCATCGAGGGCGTCAGCCGGTTCCTGGGACGCGTCTGGCGGCTGGTAGATGAGTGGGCCGCCGCCAAGGCACCCTCAGACGATCCGCACCTGCGCTTGCGCCACGCCACCATCCAGGCAGTCGGCGAGCGCATCGAGCTGTTCAAGTTCAACACGGCCATCTCCAGCCTGATGGAGTACGTGGGCGAGCTGGTCCACGGTGCCACGCGAGCCGATCTGGAAACGTTGACGTTGTTGCTGTCCCCCTTCGCGCCGCATACGGCCGAGGCGATGTGGGAACGACTGGGGCATGCGCCCTTCGCGTGTACCCAGCCCTGGCCCACGTTCGACCCAGCGCTGACCGTCAAGGAGTCCGTGACGGTGGCGGTGCAGGTGAACGGAAAGCTGCGGGCCACCTTCGACGTGCCTCGCGGTACTCCGGACGAGGCGCTGAAGGCCCGCGCGCTGGAGCTGGTACCGGTCCAGCGACACCTCGAGGGCAAGGTCCCCAAGCGGATCATCGTGGTGCGGGGTACGCTCGTGAATGTCGTCGTCTGAGCACCTGAGCTCGATAGGATTGCCATGACTCACCACAACGAGACCTGCCTGGCCTCATGGCATGGCGCGAGAGCATTGGTGTCAGGGCCGTAACCTACAGCCGCTGTCCCCCCTCATGCGTCACCAAGCGCCTCGAGCCCCAGCCCCGCTGCTCGCACTGCCTCTTCGCCGAGCCAGTCCCTGGCCAGCGCCAGCAGCCGGGCGTGGTTCGGCACCTGGGTGAGGTACCGCGCGCGCGTGGCGGCGTCGGGCAGATCCTCCACGCGCGGGCGCAACCGGGAGAGCGTGGTCCGTAGCATCTCCCGCGCGGACTGAGGCTGGCCCGTGGCCTCGCGCGCCTCCGCCACAGCCAGGCGCAGGTCGATCTCGCCAAACCCCGCCATTCCAATCCGCTCGAACAACTGGAGGGCCGCCTCGGCCACTTCGAGCGCCTCCCTGGACCGCCCCAGCGCGAGGAGGGTCTGAACGTGCAGCGCGTGGAACTCCCAGGAGCTCGTCGGGAACGGCCGCAACAACTCGCAAGCGGTGCGGG
It includes:
- the leuS gene encoding leucine--tRNA ligase; protein product: MSSFDSRTNDRKWQERWEQAGVFRATLHPNRPKAYILDMFPYPSGAGLHVGHPEGYTATDIIARWRRMQGWDVLHPMGWDAFGLPAENYAISTGVHPAKTTAAAIRTFKQQIQALGLSYDWERELSTTSPEYFRWTQWIFLKLHERGLAYQAMVPINWCPKDLTGLANEEVHNGKCERCGTPVERRDMRQWMLKITAYGDRLVDDLEGLDWPESTLAMQRNWIGRSVGAEIEFPTPAGPVRVFTTRPDTLFGATYLVLSPEHPLVPALTTPEQRASVEAYRQASRAKSDMERTDQTRVKTGVATGAMATHPATGQGIPIWIADYVLAGYGTGAIMAVPAHDERDHAFARTFGLPIVEVVRGGQDVQTEPFTGEGVAVNSPAVEGLPTHEAKEKMIAWIQERGVGKATTTYRLRDWVFSRQRYWGEPIPIIHCQRGCGAVPVPEDQLPVTLPDVERYEPSGTGESPLAAMRHWVETTCPQCGGPAERETNTMPNWAGSCWYYLRFTDPRNAQAPFNRKAADAWLPVDLYVGGTEHAVLHLLYARFWHKFLFDLGLLSTREPFQKLRHQGMVLAYSYQDSQGRYRGYDEIDLSTEPPTLKEDGSSLASRIEKMSKSKKNVINPDEVVERYGADGLRLYEMFMGDFELSKPWDVRGIEGVSRFLGRVWRLVDEWAAAKAPSDDPHLRLRHATIQAVGERIELFKFNTAISSLMEYVGELVHGATRADLETLTLLLSPFAPHTAEAMWERLGHAPFACTQPWPTFDPALTVKESVTVAVQVNGKLRATFDVPRGTPDEALKARALELVPVQRHLEGKVPKRIIVVRGTLVNVVV